In a single window of the Mustelus asterias chromosome 3, sMusAst1.hap1.1, whole genome shotgun sequence genome:
- the LOC144483298 gene encoding deoxyribodipyrimidine photo-lyase-like isoform X1 — protein MNLGRLFISVCQSFCHGHSVICFFRLSTCLQSAKHRSYMLKNRKQANRKSECDAVGSDCNKKIEEKSNKKATAFSSSSNSMKPSRKGLRKEPSHNDSVQKEALNLHAKERRRKVKEITPELDEGELSKLSNSKKRKVEQQTKVAPSSEGNLLESIKKSRLSTAPSVEEFSYNKNRVHLLSKTESIRENCQGIIYWMSRDQRVQDNWAFLYAQWLALKQKLPLHVCFCLVPKFLDATIRHFGFMLRGLQEVAEECKQLNISFHLLVGLAKDVLPEFVKENNIGGVVTDFSPLRPPLQWVENVRQNLPEDLQFVQVDAHNIVPCWVASKKQEYSARTIRKKIHDKLPQFLTDFPPIVQHPYTSPLKAQLIDWAAAYASLQVDRTVKEVDWAKPGTAAGLTRLQSFIKEQLKHFSTDRNNPNKSALSNMSPWFHFGQVSVQRAILEIRKYRNVFKDSVDSFIEEAVVRRELADNFCFYNKQYDKIEGASDWAQKTLKMHSKDQRSHLYTLKQLEDGQTHDPLWNAAQLQMVHEGKMHGFLRMYWAKKILEWTTSPEAALQFSIYLNDHYQLDGRDPNGYVGCMWSICGIHDQGWAERPIFGKIRYMNYNGCKRKFDVGQFERNYNHKKLTKPL, from the exons atgaacctgggcag ATTATTCATCAGCGTTTGCCAATCATTTTGCCATGGACATTCTGTAATCTGTTTCTTCAGGCTTTCAACTTGTCTGCAGAGTGCTAAACACAGAAGCTACATGTTGAAGAACAGGAAACAGGCCAACAGGAAGTCTGAATGTGATGCTGTTGGTTCTGACTGCAACAAGAAAATTGAAGAGAAATCAAATAAAAAGGCAACAGCATTTTCCAGCTCCTCCAACAGCATGAAACCATCTAGAAAGGGATTGAGAAAGGAACCGAGTCATAATGACTCCGTTCAGAAAGAAGCATTGAATCTCCATGCTaaggaaagaagaagaaaagTGAAAGAGATCACTCCAGAATTGGATGAGGGAGAGTTgtccaaacttagcaacagtaaaAAGAGGAAAGTTGAACAGCAGACTAAGGTCGCTCCCTCAAGTGAGGGAAATCTGTTGGAAAGTATTAAAAAGTCCCGTTTGTCCACGGCACCATCAGTGGAAGAATTTAGTTATAACAAAAACCGAGTTCATCTTCTTTCTAAAACAGAGAGCATCAGGGAGAACTGTCAGGGAATTATTTACTGGATGTCCCGAGACCAACGAGTACAGG ATAACTGGGCTTTCTTATACGCACAATGGCTGGCTCTTAAGCAGAAACTCCCACTCCATGTCTGCTTTTGCCTGGTGCCCAAGTTCCTAGATGCTACCATCCGCCATTTTGGTTTCATGCTGAGGGGACTTCAGGAGGTTGCTGAG GAGTGCAAGCAACTGAATATTTCTTTCCATCTACTCGTTGGACTTGCTAAAGACGTGTTGCCAGAATTTGTTAAAGAAAACAACATTGGAGGTGTGGTTACAGATTTCTCCCCATTGCGTCCTCCACTTCAGTGGGTCGAAAATGTGAGACAGAACCTACCGGAAGATTTACAATTTGTCCAG GTTGATGCTCACAATATTGTACCCTGCTGGGTAGCCTCAAAGAAACAAGAATACAGTGCCAGGACAATCAGGAAGAAAATTCATGACAAACTCCCCCAATTCCTGACAGACTTTCCTCCAATTGTCCAGCATCCTTATACTTCTCCCCTGAAAGCACAG TTGATTGATTGGGCTGCGGCCTATGCAAGCCTTCAAGTGGACCGCACAGTTAAGGAAGTTGATTGGGCCAAaccagggactgcagcaggtctAACTAGATTGCAGTCATTCATTAAGGAACAGCTCAAGCACTTCAGCACAGACAGAAACAACCCAAACAAATCTGCCTTGAGTAATATGTCGCCATGGTTTCACTTTG GTCAGGTTTCAGTTCAGCGAGCAATCCTGGAGATAAGGAAATACCGCAATGTATTcaaggacagtgtggacagttttATCGAAGAAGCTGTGGTACGGCGGGAGCTGGCGGACAATTTTTGTTTTTATAATAAACAGTATGACAAGATTGAAG GTGCCTCTGACTGGGCACAGAAAACTCTGAAAATGCACAGCAAAGACCAACGGTCGCATCTTTACACACTGAAACAACTGGAAGATGGGCAAACACATGACCCCTTGTGGAATGCTGCACAG cTTCAGATGGTCCATGAAGGGAAGATGCATGGTTTCCTTCGAATGTACTGGGCTAAAAAGATTCTGGAGTGGACTACTTCTCCTGAGGCAGCCTTACAGTTCTCAATCTACCTGAATGATCATTATCAACTCGATGGCAGAGATCCAAATGGATATGTAG
- the LOC144483298 gene encoding deoxyribodipyrimidine photo-lyase-like isoform X2 yields MNLGRLSTCLQSAKHRSYMLKNRKQANRKSECDAVGSDCNKKIEEKSNKKATAFSSSSNSMKPSRKGLRKEPSHNDSVQKEALNLHAKERRRKVKEITPELDEGELSKLSNSKKRKVEQQTKVAPSSEGNLLESIKKSRLSTAPSVEEFSYNKNRVHLLSKTESIRENCQGIIYWMSRDQRVQDNWAFLYAQWLALKQKLPLHVCFCLVPKFLDATIRHFGFMLRGLQEVAEECKQLNISFHLLVGLAKDVLPEFVKENNIGGVVTDFSPLRPPLQWVENVRQNLPEDLQFVQVDAHNIVPCWVASKKQEYSARTIRKKIHDKLPQFLTDFPPIVQHPYTSPLKAQLIDWAAAYASLQVDRTVKEVDWAKPGTAAGLTRLQSFIKEQLKHFSTDRNNPNKSALSNMSPWFHFGQVSVQRAILEIRKYRNVFKDSVDSFIEEAVVRRELADNFCFYNKQYDKIEGASDWAQKTLKMHSKDQRSHLYTLKQLEDGQTHDPLWNAAQLQMVHEGKMHGFLRMYWAKKILEWTTSPEAALQFSIYLNDHYQLDGRDPNGYVGCMWSICGIHDQGWAERPIFGKIRYMNYNGCKRKFDVGQFERNYNHKKLTKPL; encoded by the exons atgaacctgggcag GCTTTCAACTTGTCTGCAGAGTGCTAAACACAGAAGCTACATGTTGAAGAACAGGAAACAGGCCAACAGGAAGTCTGAATGTGATGCTGTTGGTTCTGACTGCAACAAGAAAATTGAAGAGAAATCAAATAAAAAGGCAACAGCATTTTCCAGCTCCTCCAACAGCATGAAACCATCTAGAAAGGGATTGAGAAAGGAACCGAGTCATAATGACTCCGTTCAGAAAGAAGCATTGAATCTCCATGCTaaggaaagaagaagaaaagTGAAAGAGATCACTCCAGAATTGGATGAGGGAGAGTTgtccaaacttagcaacagtaaaAAGAGGAAAGTTGAACAGCAGACTAAGGTCGCTCCCTCAAGTGAGGGAAATCTGTTGGAAAGTATTAAAAAGTCCCGTTTGTCCACGGCACCATCAGTGGAAGAATTTAGTTATAACAAAAACCGAGTTCATCTTCTTTCTAAAACAGAGAGCATCAGGGAGAACTGTCAGGGAATTATTTACTGGATGTCCCGAGACCAACGAGTACAGG ATAACTGGGCTTTCTTATACGCACAATGGCTGGCTCTTAAGCAGAAACTCCCACTCCATGTCTGCTTTTGCCTGGTGCCCAAGTTCCTAGATGCTACCATCCGCCATTTTGGTTTCATGCTGAGGGGACTTCAGGAGGTTGCTGAG GAGTGCAAGCAACTGAATATTTCTTTCCATCTACTCGTTGGACTTGCTAAAGACGTGTTGCCAGAATTTGTTAAAGAAAACAACATTGGAGGTGTGGTTACAGATTTCTCCCCATTGCGTCCTCCACTTCAGTGGGTCGAAAATGTGAGACAGAACCTACCGGAAGATTTACAATTTGTCCAG GTTGATGCTCACAATATTGTACCCTGCTGGGTAGCCTCAAAGAAACAAGAATACAGTGCCAGGACAATCAGGAAGAAAATTCATGACAAACTCCCCCAATTCCTGACAGACTTTCCTCCAATTGTCCAGCATCCTTATACTTCTCCCCTGAAAGCACAG TTGATTGATTGGGCTGCGGCCTATGCAAGCCTTCAAGTGGACCGCACAGTTAAGGAAGTTGATTGGGCCAAaccagggactgcagcaggtctAACTAGATTGCAGTCATTCATTAAGGAACAGCTCAAGCACTTCAGCACAGACAGAAACAACCCAAACAAATCTGCCTTGAGTAATATGTCGCCATGGTTTCACTTTG GTCAGGTTTCAGTTCAGCGAGCAATCCTGGAGATAAGGAAATACCGCAATGTATTcaaggacagtgtggacagttttATCGAAGAAGCTGTGGTACGGCGGGAGCTGGCGGACAATTTTTGTTTTTATAATAAACAGTATGACAAGATTGAAG GTGCCTCTGACTGGGCACAGAAAACTCTGAAAATGCACAGCAAAGACCAACGGTCGCATCTTTACACACTGAAACAACTGGAAGATGGGCAAACACATGACCCCTTGTGGAATGCTGCACAG cTTCAGATGGTCCATGAAGGGAAGATGCATGGTTTCCTTCGAATGTACTGGGCTAAAAAGATTCTGGAGTGGACTACTTCTCCTGAGGCAGCCTTACAGTTCTCAATCTACCTGAATGATCATTATCAACTCGATGGCAGAGATCCAAATGGATATGTAG